In Aerosakkonema funiforme FACHB-1375, one DNA window encodes the following:
- a CDS encoding response regulator yields MKSQYMNKPKILVVDDEPDNLDLLYRTFYREYKVLRAESGLAALEILASERDIAVIISDQRMPLMSGTEFLSLTATQYPDIIRIILTGYTDVEDLVEAINSGKVFKYVTKPWEAEHLQAVVRQALDTHNVLKTRTQELCRTLRQESLLNTVTNTIRSHTDYRQILQTIVNTVGHMLEADICILRPFQDDRMGDECFVYQRQKTVLPYPSEVREESPKEAQASQIALLAETVWETHDVLVFDDITTDDRIQGDTPAQKQRAIAYSTADIRSSLVVPLICQLELMAVLALHQCGEPRRWQDDEVQLVFMVADQAALALSQARAYDRSLAMAKREALINTITSAIRSSLDPQDIFAAITQQLGQALKVDGCTLSLWTESDEFVQCVGLYDKSLDSSISVGTALTDATFLEKTFSSNSSLQGAIQNTNSQLGSRERAKIPNSSQLPQSVAPIAGNPVLQQLLSTQQPVAINDLEANPDMQGFDLPLRSSARALMVVPLIAEGRIIGSITLREATNSRCWQQADIDLAQAVAAQAAIAVEHARLYQKTRQQAERLQELDKQKTEFFQNISHEFRTPLTLMMGPLESAVDRQQDLPHDQAVIALRNCRRLLRLVNQLLDLQRLDARRMQASFRPCDLVIMVSQIMEAFRPYCEKKGLRLIADLNSCPMVYLDPEKFDKVLYNLLSNAMKFTDSGGSIAVKVERAGDHVRIQVKDTGIGIRTEQIPHLFERFRQAEGSVNRSYEGSGLGLALVKELVELHGGQISVESIYQAGSTFTVWLQTGISHLPLDQVLEVPTQLQPNRAAVELADLELIGTVGENTELKVDSPTENSVQARNRILVVDDNPDLRSYVSRVLQASGFEVLTARDGAEGFGVAKANRPDLIVTDLMMPMVSGLEMIRMIREQQDLKGTPIILLTAKVDEDTRIEGTELGADIYLAKPFNDRELLAAVRNLLELKQNERRVTELNKYLTESVLKRFLPPTMVQKAATGGLSLDLKPEPRLVTILFSDIVGFTQLSNTLRSRRVAELLNEYFEYMTRAVFDNGGTVDKFMGDAVLAMFGAPEELTPNEQVRRAIATARQMRQYLDDLNLRWQDQGIPRVQFRCGIHQGTAVVGMFGSAERADYTAIGPTVNIASRLQQAAAPDCILVSAAVADYLDESEITKGSPLQLKGVDETVLTFIVNPNIKKS; encoded by the coding sequence ATGAAATCTCAATATATGAATAAGCCGAAAATTCTGGTTGTTGATGATGAACCAGATAATCTCGACCTGCTGTATCGCACTTTCTATCGAGAATATAAAGTTTTGAGGGCAGAATCGGGACTGGCTGCCCTAGAAATTTTGGCATCGGAGAGGGATATCGCCGTGATTATCTCGGATCAGCGTATGCCACTGATGAGCGGCACAGAATTTTTGAGTCTCACCGCCACTCAGTATCCAGATATCATTCGGATTATCTTGACCGGCTACACGGATGTGGAAGACCTCGTAGAAGCAATCAACAGCGGTAAGGTATTCAAGTACGTTACGAAGCCGTGGGAAGCAGAACACCTGCAAGCAGTAGTGCGGCAAGCGCTGGATACCCACAACGTCCTCAAAACTCGCACTCAGGAACTGTGCCGCACGCTGCGTCAGGAATCTCTGCTCAATACAGTTACCAATACCATTCGCTCCCACACCGATTATCGACAGATTCTCCAGACGATCGTCAACACGGTCGGTCATATGCTGGAAGCGGACATCTGTATTCTCCGTCCTTTCCAAGACGATCGGATGGGAGACGAATGCTTTGTTTATCAAAGACAGAAGACTGTTTTACCATACCCGTCGGAAGTGAGGGAAGAATCACCCAAGGAAGCACAGGCTTCTCAAATTGCGCTTTTAGCGGAGACGGTGTGGGAAACCCACGATGTCCTGGTGTTCGACGATATTACAACCGACGATCGCATCCAAGGCGACACACCGGCACAAAAACAACGTGCGATCGCATACAGTACCGCTGACATTCGCTCCAGTTTGGTAGTACCCTTGATTTGCCAATTGGAACTGATGGCTGTATTGGCACTGCATCAATGCGGAGAGCCCCGTCGCTGGCAAGATGATGAGGTGCAGTTGGTATTCATGGTTGCCGATCAAGCAGCCCTCGCCCTATCTCAAGCACGCGCTTACGATCGTTCCCTGGCAATGGCAAAACGGGAAGCTTTGATTAACACGATCACTTCCGCAATTCGCTCCAGTCTCGATCCCCAAGATATCTTTGCCGCGATTACCCAACAACTCGGTCAAGCGCTCAAGGTAGATGGCTGCACTCTTTCTCTGTGGACAGAATCCGATGAATTTGTTCAGTGCGTCGGATTATACGACAAAAGTTTAGATTCTTCCATAAGTGTAGGCACAGCTTTAACAGACGCAACTTTCCTAGAAAAAACATTTTCCTCAAACTCTTCATTACAAGGTGCGATCCAAAATACCAATTCCCAGCTAGGAAGCAGAGAACGAGCTAAAATCCCAAATTCTTCCCAGTTACCTCAATCCGTAGCGCCGATCGCAGGCAATCCCGTTTTGCAGCAATTGCTCAGTACCCAACAACCGGTGGCGATCAATGACCTGGAAGCAAATCCAGATATGCAAGGCTTCGATTTGCCTTTGCGCTCTTCCGCACGAGCCCTGATGGTAGTACCCTTAATCGCCGAAGGCAGAATCATCGGCAGCATTACTTTGCGAGAAGCCACAAACTCTCGTTGCTGGCAACAAGCAGACATTGACTTGGCCCAAGCTGTGGCAGCTCAAGCTGCGATCGCCGTAGAACACGCCCGCCTATATCAGAAAACGCGACAGCAGGCAGAGCGCTTGCAGGAACTAGACAAACAAAAAACCGAATTCTTCCAAAATATTTCCCACGAATTCCGCACGCCCCTCACCCTGATGATGGGCCCATTAGAATCGGCAGTCGATCGACAGCAAGATTTGCCTCACGACCAAGCGGTAATCGCCCTCCGCAATTGTCGTCGATTGCTGCGATTAGTAAATCAATTGCTGGATTTGCAGCGACTCGATGCCAGACGGATGCAAGCCAGTTTCCGTCCTTGCGATTTGGTGATTATGGTCAGCCAAATTATGGAAGCCTTCCGACCCTACTGCGAAAAAAAGGGTCTGCGTCTGATCGCAGATCTCAACTCCTGTCCGATGGTCTATCTAGATCCGGAAAAATTTGACAAGGTACTCTACAATCTCCTCTCCAATGCTATGAAGTTTACCGACTCCGGTGGCAGTATAGCCGTTAAGGTGGAAAGAGCGGGAGACCACGTTCGCATCCAAGTCAAAGACACTGGCATCGGTATTCGTACCGAACAGATCCCCCATCTGTTTGAGCGCTTCCGGCAAGCAGAAGGGTCTGTCAATCGCTCTTATGAAGGTTCCGGTTTGGGTCTGGCGCTGGTAAAAGAATTGGTGGAACTCCACGGCGGTCAAATCTCCGTGGAGTCGATTTATCAAGCCGGAAGTACTTTTACCGTTTGGTTGCAAACGGGGATATCTCACCTGCCTCTAGATCAGGTACTGGAAGTGCCAACGCAACTACAACCGAACCGCGCCGCCGTGGAATTGGCAGATCTGGAACTGATCGGCACAGTAGGAGAAAATACTGAGTTAAAAGTAGATTCCCCAACGGAAAACTCGGTACAGGCTCGCAATCGTATTTTGGTGGTAGATGATAACCCGGATCTGCGCTCTTATGTATCTAGAGTTCTACAGGCATCAGGGTTTGAAGTTTTGACAGCCCGCGATGGAGCTGAGGGTTTCGGTGTGGCGAAAGCTAACCGTCCTGACTTAATTGTGACCGATTTGATGATGCCGATGGTGTCCGGTTTGGAAATGATTCGTATGATCCGGGAACAGCAGGATTTGAAGGGAACGCCGATTATCCTGCTCACGGCTAAAGTGGATGAAGATACTCGCATTGAAGGTACGGAATTGGGTGCAGATATCTATTTGGCTAAGCCGTTTAACGATCGCGAATTGCTGGCGGCTGTGCGGAATCTGCTGGAACTCAAGCAGAATGAACGCCGCGTTACGGAACTGAATAAATATCTCACAGAATCTGTGCTGAAGCGCTTCTTGCCACCGACAATGGTACAAAAAGCAGCCACTGGCGGGCTGTCTCTGGATTTGAAGCCGGAACCTCGTTTAGTAACAATTCTGTTTAGCGATATTGTCGGTTTTACGCAACTATCCAATACTTTGCGGAGTCGTCGGGTGGCGGAATTGTTGAATGAATATTTCGAGTATATGACTAGGGCGGTGTTCGACAACGGCGGTACTGTCGATAAGTTTATGGGAGATGCGGTGCTGGCAATGTTTGGCGCACCGGAGGAACTGACTCCCAACGAACAGGTACGGCGAGCGATCGCAACGGCTCGGCAAATGCGTCAATATTTAGATGACCTCAATCTGCGCTGGCAAGATCAGGGGATTCCCCGCGTTCAGTTCCGCTGCGGTATTCATCAGGGAACGGCTGTAGTCGGTATGTTTGGCAGCGCCGAACGAGCTGACTATACAGCAATTGGCCCCACGGTCAACATCGCTTCTCGACTTCAACAAGCCGCAGCACCTGACTGCATCCTGGTTTCGGCTGCTGTCGCCGATTATCTGGATGAGTCTGAAATTACTAAAGGCAGTCCCCTACAGCTCAAAGGTGTGGATGAAACGGTTCTCACCTTCATCGTCAACCCCAATATCAAGAAGTCTTAG
- a CDS encoding histidinol-phosphate transaminase — protein MLPFIRSDLAQLTAYTPHPGGESGEAVKSDIAIDRLDTNECPFDLPTELKEKLSWTFQQVMESNRYPDGGHTALKQAIADYVNESANLYAQSQAIAPNFTSSNISVGNGSDELIRSILIATCLRGEGSILVANPTFSMYGILAETLGIPVVKVSRNETNFAIDLAAAQNAIEQTQNPPIRVVFVVHPNSPTANPLTAKELDWLRNLPEQILVVIDEAYFEFSQTTIVGELPQHPNWIVLRTFSKAFRLAAHRVGYAVAHPKLIAALEKVRLPYNLPSFTQAAALVALKHRQILLASIGQILSDREELINSLAQHPALKVWPSAANFIYLRLTKTEDNSTPDKLKVLVQQLKAQGTLVRHISGGLRITVGSTDENQRTLQRLAAALHS, from the coding sequence ATGCTCCCCTTCATTCGCTCAGACCTAGCCCAACTCACCGCCTACACACCGCATCCCGGTGGTGAATCCGGCGAAGCAGTCAAATCTGACATAGCGATCGATCGTCTCGATACCAACGAATGTCCCTTCGATTTGCCAACAGAGTTAAAAGAAAAACTCAGTTGGACTTTTCAGCAAGTCATGGAGAGCAACCGCTATCCCGATGGCGGTCATACAGCATTAAAGCAAGCGATCGCGGATTACGTCAACGAATCTGCCAATCTGTACGCGCAATCGCAAGCGATCGCCCCTAACTTTACCAGTTCAAATATATCCGTAGGCAACGGTTCCGACGAACTCATTCGCTCCATTCTCATCGCCACCTGCCTGCGCGGAGAAGGGTCTATCCTGGTTGCCAATCCTACCTTCTCTATGTATGGTATTCTGGCAGAAACCTTGGGTATTCCAGTAGTAAAGGTAAGTCGCAACGAAACTAATTTTGCAATCGATTTAGCAGCAGCACAAAACGCGATCGAACAAACACAAAATCCCCCCATCCGCGTAGTATTTGTCGTTCATCCTAACTCCCCCACCGCCAACCCATTAACCGCAAAAGAGTTAGATTGGTTGCGAAATTTGCCAGAGCAAATCCTCGTAGTAATTGACGAAGCTTATTTTGAATTTAGTCAAACAACAATTGTCGGTGAATTGCCACAACATCCCAATTGGATAGTGCTGCGAACTTTCTCAAAAGCGTTTCGATTGGCAGCACATCGAGTTGGTTATGCTGTCGCTCATCCCAAATTAATAGCCGCCCTAGAAAAAGTTCGCTTGCCATATAACCTGCCCAGCTTCACCCAAGCTGCCGCTTTAGTCGCCCTGAAACACAGACAAATTTTACTGGCATCGATCGGTCAAATTTTAAGCGATCGAGAGGAATTAATTAATAGCTTAGCCCAGCATCCCGCCTTAAAAGTTTGGCCGAGTGCCGCTAACTTTATCTACTTGCGTCTTACCAAGACTGAAGATAATTCTACACCAGACAAATTGAAAGTTTTGGTGCAGCAACTCAAAGCCCAAGGCACTTTAGTTCGTCACATCAGCGGCGGATTGAGAATTACTGTAGGCAGCACCGATGAGAATCAGCGAACTCTCCAACGGTTAGCAGCTGCACTCCACAGTTAA
- a CDS encoding GNAT family N-acetyltransferase — protein sequence MKPLFSSSKHCQENNFVSPTAGETDASIRQRAELASLNHFLIRAAKARDLTALAEILADSFHSRVGIGGWIYPLLRLGIYEDLRTRLQSTSPRYICLVAVEPVTTRPSDCDYLAGTVEMALRSTHPWLPIGLPQYPYVSNLAVRTECRRQGAAQQLLLTCERIALGWGFHDVYLHVLENNHQARRLYFKLGYRLHQVDSSWSSLLLGRPRRLLLHKRLV from the coding sequence GTGAAACCCTTGTTCTCGTCCTCAAAACACTGCCAGGAAAATAACTTTGTTTCGCCAACCGCAGGCGAAACAGACGCTAGCATACGGCAAAGGGCCGAATTAGCGAGCTTGAACCACTTTCTCATCCGTGCAGCTAAAGCTAGGGATTTGACTGCTCTTGCAGAAATCCTTGCTGATAGCTTTCATTCTCGTGTCGGTATCGGTGGCTGGATTTATCCATTGTTGCGTCTGGGGATTTACGAAGATTTACGTACTAGGCTGCAATCAACTTCTCCTCGTTACATTTGTCTTGTAGCGGTAGAACCTGTGACGACTCGCCCCAGCGACTGCGATTATTTGGCAGGAACGGTAGAAATGGCCTTGCGCTCAACTCATCCTTGGTTGCCGATCGGTTTGCCGCAGTACCCTTATGTATCCAATTTGGCAGTACGAACCGAATGTCGCCGGCAGGGAGCGGCTCAACAATTGTTGCTTACTTGCGAACGAATCGCTCTGGGATGGGGTTTTCACGATGTCTACCTTCACGTATTAGAAAATAATCATCAAGCACGGCGACTTTATTTCAAGTTAGGTTATCGCTTACACCAAGTCGATTCGAGTTGGAGTTCTTTGCTGCTGGGGCGACCGAGGCGTTTGTTGTTGCATAAGCGCTTGGTGTAG
- a CDS encoding DUF29 domain-containing protein has protein sequence MTVSQSETQTLNLYDRDFYLWIEETLRLLREGKLAEIDVANLIEEIEDMGKSQKQAVRSNLIVLLMHLLKYQYQPEKRSGSWKYTIREHRRRLNEAFQDSPSLRNYLAEVFDRCYQNARKEAADETELPLNVFPSESPFTPEQTLDGDFLPEQ, from the coding sequence ATGACGGTATCTCAATCAGAAACTCAAACCTTAAACCTTTACGATCGCGATTTTTACTTGTGGATTGAAGAAACTCTTAGGCTACTGCGGGAAGGCAAGTTAGCCGAGATAGATGTAGCGAACTTAATTGAAGAAATTGAGGATATGGGCAAAAGCCAAAAACAGGCTGTTCGTAGTAATTTAATTGTGCTTTTGATGCACCTTCTCAAGTATCAGTATCAACCAGAAAAGCGATCGGGAAGTTGGAAATATACGATCAGAGAACACCGACGACGCTTGAACGAAGCGTTTCAAGATAGCCCAAGTTTGCGTAATTATTTGGCAGAAGTTTTCGATCGGTGCTATCAAAATGCCAGAAAGGAAGCCGCAGACGAAACTGAATTGCCTCTCAATGTTTTTCCTAGCGAGTCGCCTTTTACTCCCGAA